Proteins encoded together in one Panthera uncia isolate 11264 chromosome A2, Puncia_PCG_1.0, whole genome shotgun sequence window:
- the FCHO1 gene encoding F-BAR domain only protein 1: MSYFGEHFWGEKNHGFEVLYHSVKQGPISTKELADFIRERATIEETYSKAMAKLSKLASNGTPVGTFAPLWEVFRVSSDKLALCHLELTRKLQDLIKDVLRYGEEQLKIHKKCKEEAVGTLDAVQVLAGVSQLLPKSRENYLNRCMDQERLRRESTSQKEMDKAETKTKKAAESLRRSVEKYNSARADFEQKMLDSAVRFQAMEETHLRHMKALLGSYAHSVEDTHVQIGQVHEEFKQNIENVSVEMLLKKFAESKGTGREKPGPLDFEAYSAAALQEAMKRLRGAKAFRLPGLSRREREPPAAVDSLEPDSGTCPEVDEEGFTVRPDVTQNNTAEPSRFSSSDSDFDDEEPRKFYVHIKPAPARAPACSPEAAAAQLRATAGSLILPPGPGGTMKRHSSRDAAGKPQRPRSAPRASSCAEKLQSDEQFSKNLFGPPLESAFDHEDFTGSSSLGFTSSPSPFSSSSPENVEDSGLDSPSHVAPGPSPDSWVPRPGTPQSPPSYRAPASESRGTRPLPASDSPQPLAPSPGPWGLEAVAGGDLMPAPADLTAREGLAAPPRRSRTRKVSCPLTRSNGDLSRSLSPSPLGSSSASTISERPSFSSQAGHGVSRGPSPVVLGSQDALPVATAFTEYVHAYFRGHSPSCLARVTGELTMTFPAGIVRVFSGTPPPPVLSFRLVHTSAIEHFQPNADLLFSDPSQSDPETKDFWLNMAALTEALQHQAEQNPAASYYNVVLLRYQFSRPGPQSVPLQLSAHWQCGGTLTQVSVEYSYRPGATAVPTPLTNVQILLPVGEPVTNIRLQPAATWNLEEKRLLWKLPDVSEAGGSGHLSASWEPCSGPSTPSPVAAQFTSEGATLSGVDLELVGSGYRMSLVKRRFATGMYLVSC, from the exons GGCCACCATCGAGGAGACCTACTCAAAGGCGATGGCAAAACTTTCCAAGCTGGCCAGTAACGGGACCCCCGTGGG GACCTTCGCCCCGCTGTGGGAGGTCTTCCGCGTCTCCTCAGACAAGCTGGCGCTCTGTCACCTAGAGCTGACACGGAAACTACAGGACCTCATCAAGGACGTGCTCCGCTACGGCGAGGAGCAGCTCAAGATACACAAAAAG TGCAAAGAGGAAGCAGTGGGCACCCTGGACGCCGTGCAGGTCCTGGCGGGTGTCAGCCAGCTCCTGCCCAAGTCCCGCGAGAACTACCTGAACCGTTGCATGGACCAGGAGCGGCTGCGGAGGGAGAGCACCAGCCAGAAGGAGATGGACAAG GCGGAGACCAAGACGAAGAAGGCGGCAGAGAGCCTGAGGCGCTCGGTGGAAAAATACAACTCAGCCCGCGCAGACTTTGAGCAGAAGATGCTGGATTCGGCTGTG CGTTTCCAAGCCATGGAGGAGACCCACCTGCGTCACATGAAGGCACTGCTGGGCTCCTACGCCCACTCCGTGGAGGACACCCATGTGCAGATCGGGCAG GTGCACGAGGAGTTTAAGCAGAACATCGAGAACGTCAGCGTGGAGATGCTGCTGAAGAAGTTTGCAGAGAGCAAGGGCACAGGCCGGGAGAAGCCTG GGCCTTTGGATTTTGAGGCATACAGTGCAGCTGCCCTGCAGGAAG cAATGAAACGTTTGCGGGGAGCCAAGGCCTTTCGCTTGCCAGGACTGAGCCGGCGGGAGCGGGAGCCCCCTGCAGCTGT AGATTCCCTGGAGCCCGATTCAGGG ACGTGTCCAGAGGTGGATGAAGAAGGTTTCACTGTCCGGCCTGATGTGACCCAGAACA ACACGGCGGAGCCCTCCCGCTTTTCCTCCAGCGACTCCGACTTTGATGACGAGGAACCCCGCAAGTTCTACGTGCACATCAAGCCCGCCCCTGCCCGCGCCCCGGCCTGCAGCCCCGAGGCAGCTGCGGCGCAACTCAGGGCCACGGCCGGCAGCCTCATCCTTCCTCCCGGCCCAGGG GGCACCATGAAACGCCACTCTTCAC GGGACGCTGCTGGAAAACCACAGAGGCCTCGATCTGCCCCAAGAGCCAGCAG CTGTGCGGAGAAGCTGCAGTCAGATGAGCAGTTTTCCAAGAACCTCTTTGGGCCGCCCCTAGAGTCGGCCTTTGACCACGAAGACTTTacag GCTCCAGCAGCCTCGGCTTCACCTCCAGCCCCTCACCTTTCTCCTCCTCGTCGCCCGAGAATGTGGAGGACTCCGGCCTGGACTCGCCATCCCACGTGGCGCCTGGCCCCTCCCCGGATTCCTGGGTCCCCCGCCCCGGCACCCCGCAGAGCCCACCTAGCTATAGGGCACCGGCCTCCGAGTCGAGGGGGACACGGCCCCTGCCAGCATCGGACTCGCCGCAGCCCCTCGCCCCATCCCCGGGTCCCTGGGGGCTGGAGGCTGTGGCCGGAGGAG ACCTGATGCCTGCCCCTGCTGACCTTACGGCCAGAGAAGGTCTGGCAGCCCCGCCCCGGAGATCCCGCACCAGGAAGGTGTCCTGCCCCCTCACGCGCAGCAACGGGGACCTG TCCCGGTCTCTGAGCCCCTCCCCGCTGGGCTCCTCGTCCGCCAGCACCATCTCAGAACGGCCTAGCTTCTCGTCGCAGGCAGGACACG gAGTCTCCCGGGGACCCAGCCCTGTGGTCTTGGGCTCCCAGGATGCCCTGCCTGTGGCTACAGCCTTCACTGAATACGTCCACGCCTACTTTCGAGGCCATAGCCCCAG ctGCCTGGCTCGAGTAACTGGGGAACTGACCATGACCTTCCCTGCTGGCATCGTGCGTGTGTTCAGcgggaccccacccccacctgtccTCAGCTTCCGCCTCGTGCACACGTCCGCCATTGAGCACTTCCAGCCCAATGCTGACCTGCTCTTTAG TGACCCCTCCCAGAGCGACCCTGAGACCAAAGACTTCTGGCTCAACATGGCGGCTCTGACTgaggccctgcagcaccaggcaGAGCAGAATCCAGCTGCCTCCTACTACAATGTGGTGTTGCTAAGATACCAG TTTTCCCGCCCGGGTCCCCAGTCTGTGCCTCTGCAGCTGAGCGCCCACTGGCAGTGCGGGGGGACCCTCACTCAGGTGTCGGTGGAGTACAGCTACCGGCCCGGCGCCACGGCCGTGCCCACGCCCCTCACCAACGTCCAGATCCTGCTGCCCGTGGGGGAGCCCGTGACCAACATCCGCCTACAGCCAGCCGCCACCTG GAATCTGGAGGAGAAGCGGCTCCTTTGGAAGCTTCCAGATGTGTCTGAAGCAGGGG GCTCTGGCCACCTATCCGCCAGCTGGGAGCCCTGCTCGGGGCCCAGCACGCCCAGCCCTGTGGCCGCCCAGTTCACCAGCGAGGGGGCCACTCTGTCTGGCGTGGacctggagttggtgggcagcgGCTACCGCATGTCGCTTGTAAAGAGGAGGTTTGCCACAG GGATGTACCTGGTGAGCTGCTGA